In Haliaeetus albicilla chromosome 20, bHalAlb1.1, whole genome shotgun sequence, a genomic segment contains:
- the COA4 gene encoding cytochrome c oxidase assembly factor 4 homolog, mitochondrial isoform X1 — MYKRDAEHPWVGPGSAMARPGHARNRPSLEEDEDEEAEDPLDTMISRTGCAAQHRELQECMAARQDWRHCQTQVRAFGECMARRQRAEEPRRARGSRQAHPSPTGD; from the exons ATGTATAAGAGAGATGctgagcacccatgggtgggg CCCGGCTCAGCAATGGCGAGGCCAGGACACGCCAGGAACCGTCCGTCATTGGAGGAAGATGAGGATGAGGAGGCCGAGGACCCGCTGGACACCATGATCTCACGGACAGGCTGCGCGGCGCAGCACCGGGAGCTGCAGGAGTGCATGGCGGCACGGCAGGACTGGCGGCATTGCCAGACCCAGGTCCGGGCTTTCGGCGAGTGCATGGCTCGGCGGCAGCGTGCCGAGGAACCGCGCCGAGCACGCGGCTCACGCCAAGCCCATCCTTCACCCACCGGGGACTGA
- the COA4 gene encoding cytochrome c oxidase assembly factor 4 homolog, mitochondrial isoform X2, which yields MARPGHARNRPSLEEDEDEEAEDPLDTMISRTGCAAQHRELQECMAARQDWRHCQTQVRAFGECMARRQRAEEPRRARGSRQAHPSPTGD from the coding sequence ATGGCGAGGCCAGGACACGCCAGGAACCGTCCGTCATTGGAGGAAGATGAGGATGAGGAGGCCGAGGACCCGCTGGACACCATGATCTCACGGACAGGCTGCGCGGCGCAGCACCGGGAGCTGCAGGAGTGCATGGCGGCACGGCAGGACTGGCGGCATTGCCAGACCCAGGTCCGGGCTTTCGGCGAGTGCATGGCTCGGCGGCAGCGTGCCGAGGAACCGCGCCGAGCACGCGGCTCACGCCAAGCCCATCCTTCACCCACCGGGGACTGA